Genomic segment of Heliangelus exortis chromosome 7, bHelExo1.hap1, whole genome shotgun sequence:
CTATAACAGAAGAAATGAATCGGTTAAAGTGCAATTTATCCACTGTTACTGCAAAATATGCTGAGCTTGAAAACAGAGCTGGGGCTTCTCAGGCATCCCAGGTGAGCACTGAAAAAACATGGTAATTGCAAATTCCAATCCTAACATCTTTACAGGTTAGACTTGGAACTTACACCCAGTAAGAACCTTTATCTGTTCCAAAATAGGATGTATTTTTAACCTTTCTACATGTTGCATTGAAATATTCATGTATGAAGAGAGATGATGTCCAGGTTAATGCTAAATGAGGAACAGTCAGGGAGCACAACTTCAGacaacagagctggggagggaattcTCTAATGCTGTACTGCAAAGTCCCTTTTTCATAACCGTGTGGTTTGACTGGTGGTACTGCATGTCATGATCCACTGTTACTTAAGCAAATATTATCCCTTTCTCAGGTTTGAATGCTCAGTGATTAAACAGGCTGTGAAGGCAGCAGTGAGAGACATGGGGCATTAATAAAGACAAACTAAGCTCCTCACCTAACCCACCTTCAGTCATGAGCTAATTGGTGATGTCAAGCCtgggctgcagtgatcatgcACGGGTGATGTTTGTAGTCTGAGGGACGTAGGTCAGGCAAAGCATAAAGTTAGGACACTGTATTGTATGAAAGCAAATTTCCAGCTGTTGAAGGAGTTAGACAGTGGGATCCTCTGGGAACAAGAGAGCACAACAGAGCTGGGAGATTTTTAAGGATGCTTTCCGTAGAGTTTAAGAGCTCTCGATCTCCAAGTGGAAGAAGTTGGAAAAGGAGGGCAAGAGACCACCATGGCTGAGTTCAGACCTACCTGCTGGTCAAATTTAAGGGCAAGAAGGAAATGAAGAGGCAGTAGaagcaggggaagggaagagtaTAATGATGCTGCCTGCTTGTGTAGGGATGAGGTCAGGAATGCCAGGGTGTGGCTGGAGCTTGGCAAGGGATGCAAAGAGTAAAAAGGGCTTCTACAGGTATGTCAGCCAGAAAAGGAAGATCAgagaaagtgtgtgtgtgtgtgtgtgtgtgtgtgtgtgtgtgtgtgtgtgtccacTGAAAACAACTGGCAAACTGGTAACAATGGATGAGTAAAAGGCTGAGGGTATTTAACTTTGTCCTCAGTCATCACTGTCTTCCCACACCTCTTATGTCTCTCCCACATCTCCCACATGAAGATCAGGTTTGTGACCACCTGAGGAAGCTGGACATACATAAATCTATGAGACCTGATGAGATGCACCCTAGAGTCCTGAGGCAATTGGTTTGGTAGTTGCCAAGCCACTCTCTgtgatatttgaaaagtcatgagAGTCAGGAGCAGTCCCTGTAGACTGCAATCTACAGGGAAATTCTgcacccatttttaaaaagagtaaaaagaagACCTCAAGAACTACTGACCTgccagcctcacctctgtgtcTGCTTTTTCACAAGTGCCTTTACTTTTCTGCAGTTGTTTTTCCACTCCTGTCTGTTCTAATGTTCCATGGAAAATGCAGTAGTATCTCAGTAAGGGGCCCTTGGTAGGTAGTTGGTGTCTTGTCCAGCTTTTGACCTGCAGATGGCAGCGGTTCCCCAAGCTCTCCCGGGAAATAGCCAAATACACGGTGAAGCATCTATCTACTGATCTTCAGTAATAATGCATCACTTCAATAGTGCAGTATCTTGGGAAATACCactttaaatgtaatttttagaaaaatgtcaAGAGACTAAGCTTTGttagagattttaaaatgtatgttaATTCAACAGATTTCCATGAAATTTTTGTCAGTGAACTAGCAAAATATCTTCTagtttaaaatcagaattttctattttttttttaatgtatttatcaacagaagaaaacaattgACTAATGTTATGACAGGCTGTTttagaaaacatgaaaacaagtCTAGCAATGATGCTTGAAACTGCCAGGTGGCACATGAACAGGTATACTCTGAAATGGAAACAGTAGTTTGTAACAAAACAGTAGTTGTAACAAAAACAAGCTGCAAAGATCGTTAAACATGAAAGATAAATTTATgcatctgtttttcattttcaaaacatcTATGCTATTTGTGTGACACTAATAATTATACAGGACTAGGTTCACTGTTTCTGCCATCTACTTATCAAGAGTACTAACCACTTCTTTGTCTACAGGAAGCAGTAACAAACAGCACTGGATTACCAACTAATTTTCATGAAGTtgaaaaacaactgaaagaTGTAAGTTTCATGTACAATGTTGCAAGTACAAATCATCTATACCAAGATGCCCAAGAATGCAAATTATTACCATACACATTATTGGGTAGTATGGGACCTCAGAGGGTATGTTTCCCTCTAAAACATAATACCTACAATTATTTTGTGGCAAGACAatagtttaaataaaaagatctgcaaaaaaaccccaaccaaacaagcCCAGTATTTCCATCATCTTTGTTCTGATGTTCCAAGCAAGGTTTTACAAAGTGGTTGCTGACAAAACAGCAACCCCAAGTAGCTTGCTCTGACTTCAGTGCTGACACTGCTTGAGACCGTAAGAGGTTGGCTGAGAAATGCCCCGAGGTCCATTCTAACCTGAATAGTTCTATGATCCAATCAGATATAAAATCCATGTCCTTGTTCTTATGAACTTTAAATTGCAATGATACAGTTttagtttatttcattttcaagatCTGTCATTTTATATTTGAGATTGACAGATTACCTGATTAGGGCATGAGTCGTTAAAGCCTTTCTTTTAAAGTCATTTTCCCATTCCAAGAAATAAGGCAATTGGTGTATAATATTGCTGCAGTTCTAACTTATGCTCAACCATGTGCATTATCTTTCCAAATTAAGACTGCCTTTATTGTacagaaatgcaattttctgCAGAATTAACTAGCTTATTGTCAAACCATGTAATATacaatttttttgcatttttgaaaaCTAATACGTCTAAAATTTGATAAATTACCATGTTTCTTTGTGGttcctctgtttcttttcatgaaGGCTCTTGAGAAAAACCAACAGTGGCTGCTGTATGACCAGCAGCGTGAAGCATATGTCAGGGGACTCCTTGGGAGGATCTTTGAACTTGAGCAGAAGTCAGGAATGGCTGCCCAACAAGAATCTAAAGAATTCATTTCAGAAGgtataaactttattttttccccacaagtGACCCAAACCATAATTATCTAAGTATCTATAGAATGAGTTTTCTGAGAACAAATTAAAGCACAATCAAACAAAATCAAGACTTTCTTCCCAACATTTTGGTTTCTTAAAGTTAAATCTTGGTTgagtaaatttctttttttttttgtagcttgtTATCTATCTACATTGCTTAACTGACAGTAGTTCATGTTCTTATTGTCCTCAAAGAGGAAGCCCTGACACTCTATTAACAACCTCCCTGTTTGAAGAAAGTGTTGAGGCAAATATAGGTATGTCTCCCATCCTTCAAAGTACACTTTCAACCTACATAATAGAAGCATTAAAGATTTATTAGCCAGGTGTGGATCaggttttttacatttttaaattcaaaataaatattataaaaatgaCTCAAGACTGTCATGTTCTTTGCTTACCTAAACAGTTCTTACAGGTAGGTTTTGGCACCTGTCCAAAACAGTGTTTCACAATATGGAGCTGGCTACATTTAGCTCACTTATGTGCTCACTTATGTTCCTCAGTAAGGAGCAGCTTCTCAGTACCATACATTTAGGTGGAGCTGAGTTGTGCTTGACCACCATGTGGATTAAAATTGTTAAGAAGCTAGACAGAAGCAGACATCCCAGGTTTCTAAGAACCTAAGCTATACAGGCTGAAGATAGATATGATgaatttttctaatgaaaaactTGATATCTTGCTAAAGAACTCACCAACTTATAAAGGAATATTGCTTGTGAGAAGGTAAGGCTTAGCTCTTAGTCAAAGGGAGGGAGAGTGAGAGGAAGCCTTCAATAGGAAAAGTACAAAGTCAAGAAATTAGCAGTGccaaaaatcaacaaaaccatTGAAATCCTGCATTCCTTGTTCTGCGTTTGGCTATGTTTTGTATCTCTACTGAATTTCTATGGActtcctcctttttgttttttggggttttttttcctgcttaacTAAATTTTCCTTGGATTGACAAGCAGAGACTTTTCAAACTCCAGTTTAAGTCACTAGCTaagaaacagacatttttaaatcaaaagaaTTGAATCCTGATTCCTTTTATTTGCAATTTAAATGGTGACAATACAACTTGAAGATAGTCTGAAAAAGACAGTGGATAGTCTGGCTTTATTCATCAGTGCTGAAGCAGATCCCCAGGGTATCTCTGGGAAGAGGGTAATGCCAGAACCTTGGCTAAGGAGCCTAAATCTGGCAGTGAGACTCATGCCCTTAGGCCTTGATTCCTGTGTGTCAGTATAATTCATGAAGCCATGTAAGATCAATGTGTGGGGCATGGAGTTGATGTAGTCAATGCCATCGATACATCATTGCTATAATTTTTAGCAAAGGAAATGTTTGTAGCACAGAATACTGCATGGAAGACAAAAATGGAGTTTTCCAGTAACTGTTTTGGGAAGGAGACATTTTGGCATTAGAAGCATTAGAGCTGGTTTAGAGTTTAGTGTCAGTTTGAGCTGAGTAATAGCCTAGAATATCAATTTCTATCAGTGTCCCTTAAAATGCTGTCAAGAATTTGTTGTTCTAATTTTTACATGATTTTTCCCACCCCACGTTACTATCTCAATTATTTCTAACTCATTAAGGTCATCtacaagaggaaaagcaaaaatattatgACCAGCTATTCCTGACTGCTAAGAGTGATCTTGAGACTGAAAGATGCACTGTAACCCAGCTGAGATTTGAActtaatgaattaaaaaagaagtatgAAGAAGCACAAGAAATAACAAGTTTAAATGCCTTAATGCAGTCTGAAATGAAGActctagaaaatgaaaataaaattaaagggGAGAAGGTGCAGAGACTAAAACAAGAGAATGAAGCTATTAATGTTCAGCTCatagaagaacagaaaaagtcTAAAGATCTTCAGTGTCAGGTGAGTGGATGCATTTGGAAGTTTAAGATCATTAGAGAAATCATTTAAGATAATCAGAGAGCTGAAAAGTCATACTTAATCAGAATGGACCATCACTCACTTCCTGTGGTAACTGGTCTTTTTACTTGTATCTAGACTaataccttcatttttttctttgagtctAATGGCTTTAACCACTCTGGCTTGTTAGAGGTGGGAGAAGGCATGTAAATGCTATATGTTTgtacttaaaaatattcagtgctAACCTCCTTTTGTTTGGAATACATGGGAGGACTATGCTGCTTCCCCTACATGTTACACTGCTGTCTTGGAATATTCCTATCAGCATGATGATGCTAACTAAAACCAGAAATCTGTTGTTGTTTCTTCTGGACATGAAATCATGACCACATATATCTGCTGAAAAGAAACTGGAAAGTCTTTCTAGAGGGCCTGGCCTTGAGGCATAAGATAGACTTGCTACTTAGAGAAACTTGTGGTCAATAACAAAGCAAAGGAGAACTGAAATCTGAAATACAAGCATAAAATATACTAGGCACCAAAGTAGGCTAAAACCAGAACAGCAGTTTAGGTCTTTAAACACAGGATGGTTCTCCCTGGTTACTAATAATTAACAGgtgtggattttatttttttttttgccaaagaaCAACAGCATTCACTATAAAAGTTGATACATGCTCataatacagaatatttttatttatgtcaACCCATTATAGTATAATACTTTGAGGCTTAAACTTgctctattttttaaaagaagttgcTTTTTTTACATCTTAGCTTGTTAGTGCAAACATAGGctttgtgtttatatttttgtctGCATCCTAGAAATTACCTAGGAAAGTTAATTTTGATATTATTTGAACTATAacatcatttttcattttcccttgcTCAGTGCAATGATAGCATTTCCCTGGGGTTTTtcccagagaagcagaaatatttaaattgagTTTCACTGTTACATAACACgcatacatttttctgtttgcatttgaaTAGAAAAGTTTACTTCCATCCctttttttattcagtatttgTTAAGCTTATTAATTGTTGTATAAGGAAGTTCTttattaaacatatttttctgccttgtagGTGCAACTTCTTCGAAAATTGTTGCTCAAACATCAGGAGGAACACACTAGGATAGATTTACTGGAACAACAGGTACTGAACATCTCAAAGTTAAAAATTAGTAGTATATTAAATAAGGTAATATTAGAGATGAATATTCAACTGTGAATATATTCTTGATGCTTCTAAAAGCTTCTAAAAATGCCAGTGTATCTGTCAAGAGGAAAATCTTTAGCCTTCTTTTACAGAGAAGAAGGTGTGATCAAACCTGATGCTATTTTCTCCACAACCACTTGTTCAGCCATACAGTGTCAGATTAGGTATGGGAAACATTCTAGAGCAAATCAGCTTGTTCAGGTTTTGAAGTACACTCTCGATCAAGTTATACAAATAATTGCACTATCATGTtttccatctttattttttccaagtataTTGTTACAGAATTAAGCCTGGCCAAGGATAATAAGATGGGCTTCTACAGGTACATCAGTGACAAAAGGGATACTAGGGAGAATGAGGGCCCACCTCCAGAAAGATACAGGAGACCTGGGCACATgggatatggagaaggctgagctACTCATTGAgtttttttccacagccttcactggcaagggctctGGCCACACCTTCCAtgtcacagaaagcaaaggcagagacTGGAATGAAGATCTGTCCACTGTAGGAGAAGAGCAGGTTCAAGACcacctaaagaacctgaaagtgccCAAGTCTGTGAGACCTAACAAGATCTGTTTTTGGCTCCTGAGGGAACTTGCAAAGTTGCAAAACTACTTTCTATCATATTTGAAATGTCATGGCAGTCTGATAGTTCTGATGGACTGGCAAAGGGGAAACAACTCCCGTTTtcaaaaaaggaaggaaagaagaccCATGGAAATACAGGCCAGTCAGGCTCACCTCGGTGCCTgtcaagatcatggagcagatcctcctgaaggctctgctaaggcacatgAAAAATATGCAAGTGGTTGGTGGCaaccaacatggcttcaccaagggcaagtTGTGCCTGATAAATTTGATGGCCTTTTACAACATGGTCACAACATTGGTGGACAAGAGTAGAGCAACTGACATAATCTATCTGGCCTGCAAAGCATTagacactgtcccacatgacatcctggtctcaAAATGGCAAGGATATGTATTTGATGGATGaaccactcagtggataaggatttggctggatggtcacactcaAAGAGTGCGTGGTCAACTATGTTCAAATGGCAAAGAGTGACAAGTGGCATTCCTCAGGGATTGGTACTGGTACaggtgctgtttaatatctttgtcagagacatggacagtgggattgagtgcaccctcagcaagtttgctcaCATCAAGCTGTGGTGATATtaacacactggagggaagggatgcccagatggaccttgacaggcttgagaggtgggcccatgtTAACCTCATGGCCAACTGCAAGGTCCTGCGCCTGGATCAGggaaatcccaagcacaaatacaggttgggtgGAGAATGCATAGAGAACAGCCTTGAGGTGAAGGACTTGGAgatgttggttgatgagaagctcaacaagAGCTGGCAATGTTCACTTGCCTGGCCTGAAGGCCAACTGCATTGGGCCACATCAAAAAAAGCATGGCCAGCAAGTTGAGGGATGTgattctctgcctctgctctgctcttgtgagattccacctggagtactgtgtccagttctggattcCTCAACACAGAAAAGATATGGAACTgttggagtgagttcagaggagggccacaaagattaTCTGAAGGTGGAAGCACCTCTTCTATGagaacaggctgagagagttggggtttttcagtctggagaagggaGGGCTCTGAGGAAACCTTATAGTAGCCCCCTgagggaaagctggggaaggacttttaaAAAGGGCaagtagtgacaggacaagggggtaatggctttaaactgtaAGAGagtaggtttagattagatataaggaagaaattctttagtgtgagggtggtgaaacattGAAACAGGTTGCTGAAGGAAGTTGTggttgcctcatccctggaagtattcaaggccaggttggatggtgctttaagcaacctgatctagtgggaggtgtccctgcccatgaaggggggtttaaactagatgatctttaaggtcccttccaaccaaaaccactcCATGATTCTATCTAtgttattggggaaaaaaaagacacatttaTCTGCTAAGCTTGGGTGTACAGTCTTACCCATAGTTTCTGTCCAAACTGTCTTGCTCTAAGAACCATCCTCGAGTAGAAACTGGCATTTTTGATGAGAACTTGCACTGTatgtttttctgtaaaatgttcAGTTTAAGATTTCTAACCAAAATAACTTAAAACTTCACCTCTACTAAGCGAGTTTTTTATAATTGGGCATATATGAATTTAACTGTACAGAAAGCAACACGtaatatatgtgtatatatttatatatttggtATTTATATTCCATTTTAGGACATGACAGGAgagtaaaaattactttaaatatatAACGGGGGAAcatttccctcttcccctccttccccccactcTTAATTCCTAATCATTCTGACATTAATCTTTACTTTTAACTGTTTGGGGTTGCCAGATCCAAATATGCACCACAGATTTTGAGAATGAAAAGCTTGATCGCCAGAAATTGCAGCACCAGTTAAACAAAGTCCATAAGGAACTGCGCAAGGCCAGGGAGCAAATAACACGTCTGGAACCTCCGGTATGTGCTGTATTAACTGTAGGTGAATTTGGTGCATAAATGCACATCTTTTCACTTTGGGTGTAGTGAGTCTTCTGTTACTGTCAGCAGATATTCACTGTAAGCCCTTAGACCCTTTAGGTGGCCCCAAGGTGCAGAACCCCATGTCGATTAGTGGGGCATCACTTCTCCATGCAGCATGCACAGAGAAATAGTActgagtttttttcatttccaaaaagACAGGCTTCCTACTACAATGAAAAATGACATCTGTTGTATTGGGAGGGCCATGGTCTGTTTATGGCTTATTATAGGTGCCCAAAGAAAGGCACCTAGATTTAAGTCTACACTTAATGGAGAAATTTATAGGGGAAAGTATTAAGCAAGCCATCGATCTGTTTTGCTCTGCCATATCCAGGATTGCCCTGGTCTTGAACAGAAATGTATTTGGACTGTTAGTGTTTCTGGAActctggaataggttgcctTGTAAGATTATGGGCTAAGGAGGAGTAGCTGTTGAACAGACAAAACAGGTACTTCTTACAGTTAGGGACAGCCCATACACAAAGAAATTTCATGCATGGGATCTGCAGGTGAAGAGAAATTTAGGGCAGGGTTTTTGGGAAGGTAACTGGGCAGTATCCTAAGTAGAGGGGACCAAGGCATCATTTTATTAAGTAAAGATAATGTGTGAGTAGCTAGAAAGATGATTGGAGAAGGAATCCAAGTTAGATATTATGGGAAACCTGTCTTAAATACTCTGCAGAAAAGCTACCTACAATCTGCTCTAAGTGTGGTGATAGAATTGCACAAAAGTCCCTCTGTTATTAATATGAGTAATGTATCTGCATTTAGCCATCTTTAGAATTCTTTCCTTAGTGCTATAACACACAAAAGGCTCATTTGCCATCAAACATTTATAATTTTGGGGGCAGTATTTGATCAGTGTGCACATGCCCTAATCTTaagcttctgcttttccagaaatTCCAGGAATCTGGACGTATGGAACCACAAGAAGATTTGCAAGCTGTGTTTGAAGAGAAGCTAACCATGTATGACACAAGTCCTTCTCTGAAACATTCAAGCCTTCTTGATGAAAGTTTTCTTGAGTGTCCCAAGTGTAAAGTTCAGTATCCAACAAGCCAACATAGAGAATTATTAGCACATATTGACTTTTGTACAGCTTAAATTCCAAATAGATTTACTGTATTTGCTTTATACACACTGCCAATATGCTCTTCTacaaaggcaaaaaatcttttttagagtttttttttaagctctaaAGGACTATTTTACCTGATCTTTTTGCAAAAAATGGATACTGTATTTTTGGTttcaaatggaaatattttttagaattGGAAATATCTTAAAATAGTAAACTACTGACTTAATTTTTTGCACTATTAAAAATGAGAACAGTAATAGCACACCTATTTTATCAGACTTCATTTTAATGTTTGACAGTTCTTGGCTGGTGAATCCTTATGACTGTGCTTACACCTTAAGTGACAATAATAGCTGCAAAAGATTTTTGGCTCTAGTAGGTACactataaatatatttatacatgatgtgtgtgtgtatgtatggtGTGTATATAGTATTTATACACATAGCATATATCAAGTGTCACATGTGTAATGTATTGCTGTCTTGATATATTAAAACTCAGAAGGTTTATATTAAGAGGTCTTTGCTGCTTAAGATTCATGCTGAAAACATCAGTCATAAGTACCTTGTTTTCCTGAACCACAGTCAGGGGTGACAGAGTTTATATGAAAATGCTGACCAAGGTTTAAGctcttctcaaaaaaacccaaattcatTGGAAAAAGAAACTTCCTAGCaaatgtaaggttttttttcagtaccaAGGAAGTTGGTATTTCAGACAATGGCAGAGACCATTTTTTGATGCTGAAGTATGCTTCTTTGCACTTGTGTGTTTTAGAAGCTAAAGTTGGGAAATCTGAGTTACATAATCTGTTCCATTTGACAGATTAAGAAATTAGAAGTCCAGTTTTAATAAATTGCTTTAGCACTTGAGGTGTTGCTATTTTGGGATTAACACAGAAAACAGGTTAGCAATACATTCTTTTCTGACCAAATATCATGAACTAAGgagtaaaacagaaattatgCTTCAGAATGTCAAGGTTTTTCTATGAGTGAAATTCTCTTAATTCCATCTCCTTCTTTCTAAACatcttttaaattcagaataCCTATGTTTTCATTGCAGCCTAGTAATTTTAATCTCTAATAGCACTACTTCTCAGCTAGTATTCTATTCCCAGTTGCATACTTGACATAGTTTCTGCAAAAGgaaattctgttcttttatGTATTATAAATGAAGTAAGTTTGCTTGCTAAGGGTAAGCAATGTTCTCTTCAATAGTTCTGAAGCCTTCTTAAATTAGCATAGAACACTCATTACAAGCTGTAGAGGGACACTCAAAGCTGATAATGGGATAACCTGTTAAAAGTTTTGTTCATTCCAGCAACTCTTGTGAGCTTTAACAATGTATTTAGACTTGCTTGCTAACTATTATacctaagcaaaaaaaaagaaccagatATATTTATATCCACCAGTGGGGTATATAttgtaaaaacacaaaaattacattCTACTGCATCAAAATACCTATTTTGAGGGAAGAATGACAATTATTGTCAACAGGTGACTAAAACCAACTGTAAAACTCCATCTCCATAAAGCATGCAGATCATATCAGTGCTTTTTTCCACTCTTCGGAAGCTAAGGAATCTAAGactgaaaattcttttattctaaaactaacaaaaaaaagtctgctgctctgctttgcagttATATGTAGGAAAGAAAGGTTTGTGCCTCATTATAATACTATGATTTAGGTAGAAGTTTAGTTCCTTGTAAGGCaggaagtaattaaaaaaatctcgAGCACCTTGTATCTGTGACTTGGGCAGTCTTTTTCTGGGTCACATCCATTTCAGATAACTGAGTTTCAACACATCAAAAATTCTGTAAAAGTCTGCATCATTTGAAGATGCTGGTCCAGGGAATTTTCTGGATTAACACAAGGGTTCACCAATACTAGCACACTTAAAAACCCTGGTTTCACAGCTTTCTTTGTAAACGCAAGTGTATTTGGTTGTCTTGATGCAATGTGATGTGATTGGAAACACAGCCAAACTCAGcttaagaaattacttttgttgttttgttttgtttttttctttttacgCAAGGAGAGCTTGAGGATTGAAATCCTTTTCTTGTATCAAATAGATCACCTAATAATTTTCTGCTCGTACAACTTTCTCTTATACTACATATGTTTAGGGAAACTATCAAATAAACCACGTATGTTTAAATATGCAGATAAGTGACACGGAGGCACAGTGCTGCTTATGCTGTAAAAGAATCATGCTGAACAACAGAAAGGTTTAGAAACATCAGGACATCATTGTTCACCTGGTAAAGAATGCTAAAAGAAATGGTGCAGTGTCTTCAAGAAAACTAGGGGGAATATTGCTGTTGTGGTATGTCCATAGCAAAGCAGAGTTAGGTGTGTTTACAAGCCACAAAAACACAGAAGTGGAAGAATTTTAGgcatttccattttaatctGGCAATTAACTTGTCTATTAGTTCCTGTGTCTTGTAATCTGATTGAACTGTTAAGACCACAGTAACAGTGCTGCCTATGGTTTAACCTTAAAAAAGACAAGCAATTATGTCTAATATGCTAGAAAGATGCAATATCTACAGTAGTACCAGGTACATTACATATAATGGGACTATGCCACTCAGAATACTACTTGAAgcatttctgtctctttttgtctttctcagCTTGGAAAATATGACAGCATTAGGTAGCCAAGTGGTACTCACAGTAAGGGATGCCTGGTGAGGTTGTCAGTACAGGGGTCTGCTTGGGTTATTTTCCAGGCAGCCATCAATGAGCCAGTTGTGTATGTCCCAGGGAAGGGCAATGCAGGACCTGTCTGAAGTCACCTCCACAGCAAGCAATTGCATTGGAGAACTCAGCAGTGCAGGTGAGATTTTGGAAGGTAAAGAAGGGTGGTGCCTaacaaggaagaagagaagcCAAAAATTTAAGCGTCACCTTAAGCCCACTTAAAAACATGGAATAATTAGCTAAGAATAATGCATTAGACAATTCCACAATAATCTGTCCAAAACTTTGATTCTAAAACTTTGTATTTTCGTAGGTGATACAGATACTCCTAAAGCACACATAAAATCTTGAGACATTCTGAAGCAGGAACTGAGAACTCTAGAGTAATTTTCAATTTATCAAGACCAATGATCTGAAATACATAAGATAAAGTATTATATGTAGGAATAATCAACTTCTAAAACCCAAAATATATAGTAAGACAGTGTATCAGCTCCTTCAGAAAGTTTAATTGGATTACAGTAAACAGAAACTTAAACATGACTCAATATCCCACCTGCCTGATTTTACAACAGTTTTACAATGTGATAAATAAACTGTCTCTTGCATGTTTTACAGGTAAGATTTCATTTATAGTCAATACAGATGAGACTTCTAGCTggaatactgtatccagttttAAATATAACACTTCAAAAGCAATTTAGATTAACACTAATGTAGTAGATGTCTTTCAGTTTcctgaaaaaattaatgaaataatcaGGGTTATGAGGTTAGAAAAGACCACGAAGAAATATTACAAAATTGCatacagaggaaagaaattaagtC
This window contains:
- the CEP55 gene encoding centrosomal protein of 55 kDa codes for the protein MNSRTAKDTIMGKWGFKPGSFRPESDLEKCKQENAALRRSIEEALKGKSRMTDPERKGLLEKILSLEKEKEKHNHLLEQKDKEIQSLKDKLRSKPKIVEVSSLQSQLEEKTKEAERREQLLLSITEEMNRLKCNLSTVTAKYAELENRAGASQASQEAVTNSTGLPTNFHEVEKQLKDALEKNQQWLLYDQQREAYVRGLLGRIFELEQKSGMAAQQESKEFISEGHLQEEKQKYYDQLFLTAKSDLETERCTVTQLRFELNELKKKYEEAQEITSLNALMQSEMKTLENENKIKGEKVQRLKQENEAINVQLIEEQKKSKDLQCQVQLLRKLLLKHQEEHTRIDLLEQQIQICTTDFENEKLDRQKLQHQLNKVHKELRKAREQITRLEPPKFQESGRMEPQEDLQAVFEEKLTMYDTSPSLKHSSLLDESFLECPKCKVQYPTSQHRELLAHIDFCTA